GATTTTGGTCCTGATTGGAGATTttggaatattaaaatttatgtccCTTTCTTCTTGTTATGCAAATTCACCTTAGCTCTGCACTTTTTGCCTTCTGATCCTTGTTCTTGGCAGAGAACATCCCTTTTCaaaatttatttatctttaataaaaaaatcaagaatcCCATCTCTTTTGTGAATATTCTAACACTTCTCATTTGAAACATGAACTCAGGCAGATATTtgtcatgcatatcaaatcatgaagAATGGTGGACTGAAAGATGAGAATATTATTGTTTTCATGTATGATGACATTGCATACAGTGAGGATAATCCTAGACTGGGGACCATTATCAATCACCCAGAGGGTGGGGATGTTTATGCTGGAGTTCCAAAGGTGCACACTGTATCATAGTTTACCTTTTATTTGTGTCATTCACCAGTGATTCAATGTCTAAGTCTGGGGATATAACTCCTTGCAGGATTATGTTGGAGATGATGTCAATGTGAACAACCTCTTTGCTGTTCTTCTTGGAAATAAAACCGCTCTAACTGGAGGAAGTGGAAAGGTTGTTGATAGCGGTCCAAATGATCATATCTTCATATTCTACTCTGATCATGGTGGACCTGGTGTTCTTGGTTAGTAACTTGATTAGCTGATATCAAGCCATTACATAGTAGATAttacatgatatatttttttaatttttcctaATTTCTTGCTCGAAAGGAAATTATTCTTTCTGCTTGTCAAGAAATTTGACCCATACCATATGGATAACACTTGACTTACCTCTTGTTCTCCTTTTCCTGATTGCATGCTCTAAAGACAATCATAGTTTCTGCTTTTTATAAAGTTTGATCTAACCCAATAGTCATGATTTTGATGGTTGTAATACTTTTATATCATATTAAGCAAAATTCTTCTTTATTTCATTTGAGAATTTCCCATTTAACCAGCGAGTACCATTAGATAATATCATGGGGGGAACGGGTTACTAACTTATTGTTTATTGTTACTTGTAGTATATGTTAATAAAATCTgcaattttgaaaagcattagaCTGACTGAAACTTTGCAGGGATGCCCACCAATCCTTACCTTTATGCTGATGATTTGATTTCTGTGTTAAAGAAAAAGCACGCATCTGGATCTTACAAGAGCATGGTAAGATTTCTTTACATCTCATAGTTGCATAGAACTGCCAAGTTTGAAAACCTTCTTTTGCTTTACTGTTTCAGGTATTTTATCTTGAAGCTTGTGAATCTGGGAGCATATTTGAGGGTCTTCTCCCTGAAGACATAAATATCTATGCAACCACAGCATCAAATGCCTACGAGAGTAGTTGGGGAACTTATTGCCCTGGAGAAGACCCTAGCCCTCCCCAAGAGTACTATACCTGCTTGGGAGACTTGTACAGCATTGCTTGGATGGAGGACAGGTGCATGAACCAAATCTATTAAATGAAATTTGGTTAAGATTTTTTTATTGATAGATCATTAAAATCTTAATTTATGCAATTAAAAACTTACAAACATTTCTGGTATATCCTTCTCAGATACGTATTTATTATAAAAGATATTTACAGGTTATATTACCTTTTCATgtgaaaataaattataaattatttttctggagacatatatatatgttgagagaTGTATTGTTAATTCTTGTAATTGATTTCTTTTTTTAGGTGCAAGTTTCTAACAGTAATACTTGAGCAACAAAATTTTTGTTCTGGTTCTGTTTTCACCTCTGTTGGCATTAATGTAAATCAACTAAAATTTCCCTTTTGGATTTGTCCAAGTAATTTTCACAACTTGCAGCATTTGACTGTGATGGTTAAGTAGATTAAAGAACTGTGGTTCTGTAGTATAACTAATAAAGTTGGAAGATTTTGTAACCAAAACCAAGAATAGGAATGATCCTAATCTTGTCCATGTTAATATGGATAAGCTTGAATTTATGAAAATTGTTTGGTTAGGTTCCTTTATTGAATTCTGAGTTCCTGTCTCTTTCCTTAAGATTCAATCATGGAGAAATGACTCGTGTGGCTTCTGTTGTATATCTGAAGTTTAAGTTTTACTTTCATGTGCAGTGATATACACAATCTGCGGACTGAAACATTGAAGCAGCAGTATCATCTTGTAAGTGCTTGAGATTCTGCTTCCTTATTGCATATCACCTGTCTGGATGGCCTTTGGGTCTGATATACTTGTTCTAATGGTGTTTGCAGGTCAAGACCAGGACTGCAGTTTCTGAAACATATAGGTTTGGTTCACATGTCATGCAATATGGGGATCTAGAACTCAACATGAAAGACCTTTTCTTATACTTGGGTTCAAATCCTTTAAATGAAAATGCCACATTCGTTGATGATAACTCATTATTGTCATTTTCAAAGGCTGTTGTGAACCAACGGGATGCAGATCTAGTTTATTTCTGGCATAAGGTTGGCATTATCCTTTATCTGTAGTTTGCTTGTAGTTAATTCTTCTGATTATTTTTGGTCTCTACACACATTACATGGTTTTGGATCAGCAAAATATCATGTTTATGACCATTTTCTTAtttcttcatttgtttatgactgAAATCTTCTTTTCTTTATTCAAGTATCGGAGGGCGCCCGAAGGCTCTTCTCATAAACTCAATGCTCAGAAGGATTTGCTCGAAGTAATGTCCCATCGGTTGCATATAGATAATAGCATAGAACTCATTGGGAAGCTGCTGTTTGGTTCTGGGAAAGCGTCAGAATTGCTGAAATCTGTTCGAACTGCAGGCCAACCTTTAGTGGATGACTGGTCCTGCCTCAAGTCAATGGTGAGTAGACTGATTGGTTTACTTCTGAACAATTTCGGTCTGACTGGTTTAAAATTGTTTGGCCTTTCATTTTTTGCATTGTATGCTCGCATGGAAGTTGTCATGAGGGTTCTTATAAATGTTAACGTCACGTTCTAGACAGGCCTTTATACATGTTCTTGTCTTGaattaagaaaag
The window above is part of the Musa acuminata AAA Group cultivar baxijiao chromosome BXJ2-6, Cavendish_Baxijiao_AAA, whole genome shotgun sequence genome. Proteins encoded here:
- the LOC135615934 gene encoding vacuolar-processing enzyme-like; protein product: MGSSAFGAPFAAVLLLPLLLLAHARPNTIRLPSDRAAGLHLGGDDDAVGTRWAVLIAGSNGFFNYRHQADICHAYQIMKNGGLKDENIIVFMYDDIAYSEDNPRLGTIINHPEGGDVYAGVPKDYVGDDVNVNNLFAVLLGNKTALTGGSGKVVDSGPNDHIFIFYSDHGGPGVLGMPTNPYLYADDLISVLKKKHASGSYKSMVFYLEACESGSIFEGLLPEDINIYATTASNAYESSWGTYCPGEDPSPPQEYYTCLGDLYSIAWMEDSDIHNLRTETLKQQYHLVKTRTAVSETYRFGSHVMQYGDLELNMKDLFLYLGSNPLNENATFVDDNSLLSFSKAVVNQRDADLVYFWHKYRRAPEGSSHKLNAQKDLLEVMSHRLHIDNSIELIGKLLFGSGKASELLKSVRTAGQPLVDDWSCLKSMVRTFESHCGSLSQYGMKHMRSLANICNAGVSKETMAEVAAQACTAVPSNRWSSLHRGFSA